A genomic region of Mycobacterium sp. Aquia_213 contains the following coding sequences:
- a CDS encoding quinone oxidoreductase family protein, with amino-acid sequence MKAVSYDRFGGPEVLEYVDLPDPEPGPRQLLIETAAIGVNFPDIRERLGVYNKAETRVGGVQLPQVGGLAVAGTVVAAGPQASVAVGRRVVALMKKGGYAQLSVADEALCAVVDDDVFASEALALAGFAAQAACAHLLLQASTTLRAGESLLVHGAAGGVGSLAVQIGKALGAGLVIGTASTASRREFVRKLGADAAISYDEPGWTEQVRELTSGRGVDVLIESIGGEVFEQNFDALATFGRYLLLGSTRGPGEPFAPRRLMTRSQALIGFYLPVFYDRPELIGNALRFLADGLKTGQIISHVDEVLPLSQAAEAHRRLESREVRGVIVLDPTIES; translated from the coding sequence ATGAAGGCAGTCAGCTACGACCGTTTCGGTGGGCCGGAAGTGCTTGAGTACGTGGATCTTCCGGACCCAGAGCCCGGTCCGCGGCAACTGCTCATCGAAACCGCGGCGATCGGAGTGAATTTCCCCGACATCCGCGAGCGGTTGGGCGTTTACAACAAGGCCGAGACCCGCGTCGGTGGGGTGCAGCTTCCGCAGGTGGGGGGCCTGGCGGTCGCGGGCACCGTGGTCGCGGCGGGCCCGCAAGCTTCGGTGGCGGTCGGCCGCCGAGTGGTGGCGCTGATGAAGAAGGGCGGTTATGCCCAGCTTTCCGTTGCCGACGAAGCGCTCTGTGCGGTCGTCGACGACGATGTCTTTGCTTCGGAGGCGTTGGCGCTCGCGGGTTTCGCCGCGCAGGCCGCCTGCGCGCATCTGCTGTTGCAGGCCTCGACCACGCTGCGAGCCGGCGAGTCGCTGCTGGTGCACGGAGCCGCCGGGGGAGTGGGCAGTCTTGCGGTGCAGATCGGCAAGGCACTCGGTGCGGGGCTGGTGATCGGAACGGCCAGCACCGCGTCGCGGCGTGAGTTCGTCCGGAAGCTGGGCGCCGACGCGGCAATCTCCTATGACGAACCCGGGTGGACCGAGCAGGTGCGTGAGTTGACTTCGGGCCGCGGCGTCGACGTCTTGATCGAGTCGATCGGTGGCGAGGTATTCGAGCAAAACTTCGACGCGCTAGCCACTTTCGGCCGGTATCTGCTGCTCGGTTCCACCCGCGGGCCCGGCGAACCGTTCGCGCCGCGCCGACTGATGACCAGATCGCAAGCCCTGATCGGCTTCTACCTTCCGGTGTTCTACGACCGGCCAGAGCTGATCGGCAACGCGCTGCGCTTTCTGGCCGACGGCCTCAAGACTGGGCAGATCATCTCCCACGTTGATGAGGTATTGCCATTGAGCCAGGCCGCCGAGGCGCATCGGCGGTTGGAGAGCCGCGAAGTGCGCGGCGTCATCGTCCTGGACCCGACTATCGAATCTTGA
- a CDS encoding DUF302 domain-containing protein — MTSSAKTVEFNVVPHTLNRVDIATGVAFDDFITAFEEAAPTFDRESVLRLVEQGGSWDDVLAAARTNAPNDLMVYAKIDALPLFVLAGHTTKATEYLLGNHTIAETMFRHDPKALLYAPLRLLIYADADGNAVFSMDQPSAAFGSLGIADVTKVGESLDRKVVNLLQIIGIDAAEAFSQ; from the coding sequence ATGACAAGTAGCGCTAAGACCGTCGAATTCAACGTGGTGCCGCATACCCTGAATCGCGTCGACATCGCCACCGGAGTCGCATTCGACGACTTCATCACCGCCTTCGAGGAAGCGGCACCCACCTTCGACCGTGAGTCGGTGCTGCGGCTCGTCGAACAGGGTGGCTCGTGGGACGATGTTCTTGCGGCCGCGAGAACCAACGCGCCGAATGACCTGATGGTCTACGCGAAGATCGACGCGCTGCCGCTGTTTGTGCTCGCCGGCCACACGACAAAGGCGACGGAATACCTGCTCGGCAACCACACGATCGCCGAGACGATGTTCCGACATGACCCGAAAGCCCTGCTGTACGCGCCATTACGGCTACTGATCTACGCGGACGCCGATGGCAATGCGGTCTTTTCGATGGACCAGCCCAGTGCCGCGTTCGGCAGCCTCGGCATCGCCGACGTGACCAAGGTGGGCGAGAGTCTGGATCGCAAGGTGGTAAACCTGTTGCAGATCATCGGAATTGACGCCGCTGAGGCGTTCTCCCAGTAA
- a CDS encoding sirohydrochlorin chelatase → MSLILAAHGTRRPGGVAMIGDLAAQVSRQLGQTVRVSFVDVLGPTPSEVLSAVGGQRAVVVPAFLSRGYHVRADVPEHVAASGHPNVIVTPALGPGGEIARIVADQLMKSGWRPEDSVILGAAGTSDPIALADLHTTATLLSALTGSRVTLGFAAIGDPQISEAVEMARADGARRVAIASYLLAEGLFQEKLRNCGADLVSQPLGTHPQLARLIASRFRRAVPVAARHPVRRHRSGAPMRVMLDL, encoded by the coding sequence GTGAGCTTGATACTTGCCGCACACGGCACCCGCCGACCGGGCGGTGTTGCGATGATCGGCGACCTGGCGGCACAGGTGAGCAGGCAGCTCGGCCAGACGGTGCGGGTGTCCTTCGTCGACGTCTTGGGACCCACACCCAGCGAGGTGCTTTCCGCGGTCGGCGGCCAGCGGGCCGTCGTGGTTCCCGCGTTCCTGTCGCGCGGCTACCACGTCCGCGCCGATGTGCCCGAGCACGTCGCGGCCAGCGGGCATCCCAATGTGATCGTCACCCCGGCGCTGGGCCCGGGTGGCGAGATCGCCCGGATCGTCGCCGACCAATTGATGAAATCCGGTTGGCGCCCTGAGGATTCGGTGATCCTCGGAGCGGCTGGAACATCGGATCCCATCGCGCTCGCGGACTTGCACACCACCGCGACACTGTTGTCCGCGCTGACCGGATCACGAGTTACCTTGGGATTCGCCGCCATTGGCGATCCGCAGATCTCCGAGGCCGTCGAGATGGCGCGGGCCGACGGAGCGCGCCGCGTCGCGATCGCCTCCTATCTGCTTGCCGAGGGCCTGTTTCAGGAGAAGCTCCGCAACTGCGGCGCCGATCTGGTCAGCCAGCCGCTGGGGACTCATCCGCAGTTGGCGCGCTTGATCGCGAGCCGATTCCGCAGGGCGGTGCCGGTGGCGGCCCGGCATCCGGTACGTCGCCACCGCTCGGGCGCGCCGATGCGCGTGATGCTTGATCTTTGA
- the nirB gene encoding nitrite reductase large subunit NirB gives MTPAPDTRAHRAARHLVVVGHGMVGHRLVEALRARDTDGSWRITVLAEEADAAYDRVGLTSYTESWDRGLLALPGNDYPGDERVRLLLKARVAEIDRATNSVVTADGGRHDYDALVLATGSYAFVPPVPGHDLPACHVYRTLDDLDAIRAAAEQARDDGHNAAGVVIGGGLLGLEAANALRQFGLETHVVEMMPRLMAQQIDEAGGGLLARMITELGISVHVGTGTESIESAPRADGSVATRVRLTDGQVIEAGPVIFAAGVRPRDELAAAAGLTLAERGGVLTDLSCRTSDPDIYAIGEVAAIDGRCYGLVGPGYTSAEVVVDRLLGGAAEFPEADLSTKLKLLGVDVASFGDAMGKTENCLEVAINDAVNRTYAKLVLSDDAKTLLGGVLVGDASTYGVLRPMVGSELPGDPLALIAPEGSGGGASALGVGALPDSAQICSCNNVTKGDLKCAIADGCGDVPSLKSCTAAGTSCGSCVPLLKQLLEAEGVEQSKALCEHFSQSRAELFEIISATEIRTFSGLLERFGRGKGCDICKPVVASILASTGSDHILDGEQAALQDSNDHFLANIQKNGSYSVVPRVPGGDIKPEHLILIGQIAQDFGLYTKITGGQRIDLFGARVDQLPQIWKRLVDGGMESGHAYGKALRTVKSCVGTDWCRYGQQDSVQLAIDLELRYRGLRAPHKIKMGVSGCARECAEARGKDVGVIATEKGWNLYVGGNGGMTPKHAQLLASDLDTETLVRYVDRFLMYYIRTADRLQRTAPWVDSLDGGLDHLREVVCDDSLGLAQEFEAAMERHVKNYECEWKGVLEDPDKLSRFVSFVNAPDEIDSTVTFTEHAGRKIPVSIGMPRVRS, from the coding sequence ATGACCCCAGCCCCCGATACGCGCGCGCACCGTGCTGCCCGTCACTTGGTTGTGGTCGGGCACGGCATGGTGGGCCACCGTCTGGTCGAGGCGCTGCGTGCCCGGGACACCGACGGGTCCTGGCGCATCACCGTTTTGGCCGAAGAGGCCGACGCCGCCTACGACCGCGTTGGATTGACCTCGTACACCGAAAGCTGGGACCGCGGCCTGCTGGCGCTACCCGGTAACGACTACCCCGGCGACGAGCGGGTGCGGCTGCTACTGAAGGCACGGGTGGCCGAAATCGACCGTGCGACAAACTCGGTGGTGACGGCGGACGGCGGACGGCACGACTACGACGCCCTGGTGCTGGCCACCGGTTCCTACGCCTTCGTTCCCCCGGTGCCCGGGCATGACCTGCCCGCCTGCCACGTCTACCGCACCCTGGACGACCTCGACGCGATTCGCGCCGCCGCCGAGCAAGCCCGTGATGACGGTCACAATGCGGCCGGTGTCGTGATCGGCGGCGGTCTGCTCGGGCTCGAAGCGGCCAATGCGTTGCGGCAGTTCGGGTTGGAGACACACGTCGTCGAGATGATGCCGCGGCTGATGGCGCAGCAGATCGACGAGGCCGGCGGTGGGCTGCTGGCCCGGATGATCACCGAGCTCGGGATTTCGGTGCACGTCGGCACGGGCACGGAATCGATCGAATCCGCCCCGCGCGCTGATGGTTCGGTAGCGACGCGGGTGCGGCTGACCGACGGCCAAGTGATCGAGGCGGGCCCGGTGATTTTCGCCGCCGGCGTCCGGCCTCGCGACGAGCTGGCCGCGGCGGCGGGGCTGACGCTTGCCGAGCGCGGGGGCGTGCTCACCGACTTGTCCTGCCGGACAAGCGATCCCGACATCTACGCGATCGGCGAGGTCGCCGCGATCGACGGGCGGTGCTACGGCCTGGTCGGTCCGGGCTACACCTCCGCCGAGGTCGTAGTGGACCGGCTGCTGGGCGGCGCCGCGGAGTTCCCCGAAGCCGATCTGTCCACCAAGCTCAAACTGCTGGGCGTCGACGTCGCCAGTTTCGGCGACGCGATGGGCAAGACCGAGAACTGCCTCGAGGTCGCGATCAACGACGCGGTGAACCGGACCTACGCCAAGCTGGTGCTCTCCGACGACGCCAAGACCCTGCTCGGTGGGGTGCTGGTGGGCGACGCCTCCACCTACGGGGTGCTGCGGCCGATGGTCGGCAGCGAGCTGCCGGGCGACCCGCTCGCGCTGATCGCACCGGAGGGATCCGGCGGCGGCGCTTCGGCTTTGGGCGTCGGCGCGCTACCGGATTCGGCACAGATCTGCTCCTGCAACAACGTCACCAAGGGTGATCTGAAGTGCGCGATCGCCGACGGTTGCGGCGACGTTCCGTCGCTGAAGTCGTGCACCGCGGCCGGCACGTCGTGTGGGTCGTGCGTCCCGTTGCTCAAGCAGCTGCTCGAAGCCGAGGGCGTGGAGCAGTCCAAGGCGTTGTGCGAGCACTTCAGCCAGTCCCGCGCGGAGCTCTTCGAGATCATCTCGGCCACCGAGATCCGTACCTTCTCCGGTCTGCTGGAGCGGTTCGGTCGCGGAAAGGGTTGCGACATCTGCAAACCCGTCGTCGCTTCCATTCTCGCCTCGACCGGTTCCGACCACATCCTCGACGGCGAGCAAGCCGCACTGCAGGATTCCAACGACCACTTCCTGGCCAACATTCAGAAGAACGGCAGCTACTCCGTGGTGCCGCGGGTGCCCGGCGGCGACATCAAGCCCGAGCACCTGATCCTGATCGGCCAGATCGCCCAGGACTTCGGGCTCTACACGAAGATCACCGGTGGCCAGCGGATCGACCTGTTCGGCGCCCGGGTGGACCAGTTGCCGCAGATCTGGAAGCGGCTGGTGGACGGCGGCATGGAATCCGGCCACGCCTACGGCAAAGCACTGCGCACGGTGAAGAGCTGCGTGGGCACCGACTGGTGCCGCTACGGGCAGCAGGATTCGGTGCAGCTGGCCATCGATTTGGAGCTGCGCTATCGCGGGCTGCGGGCACCCCACAAGATCAAGATGGGGGTCTCGGGCTGCGCACGGGAATGCGCCGAGGCGCGAGGCAAGGACGTGGGCGTCATCGCCACCGAAAAGGGCTGGAACCTCTATGTGGGCGGCAACGGCGGCATGACTCCCAAGCATGCCCAGCTGCTGGCCAGCGACCTGGACACCGAGACGCTGGTCCGCTACGTCGACCGGTTCCTCATGTACTACATCCGCACCGCCGACCGGCTGCAGCGCACCGCGCCGTGGGTCGACTCCCTGGACGGCGGCCTCGATCACCTGCGCGAGGTCGTGTGCGACGACTCCCTGGGCCTGGCCCAGGAATTCGAGGCCGCAATGGAGCGGCACGTAAAGAACTACGAATGTGAGTGGAAGGGCGTGCTCGAAGATCCGGACAAACTCTCGCGGTTTGTCTCCTTCGTCAACGCGCCGGACGAAATCGATTCGACTGTGACATTCACCGAGCATGCCGGGCGCAAAATCCCTGTGTCCATTGGCATGCCGCGGGTCCGTTCATGA
- a CDS encoding fumarate reductase/succinate dehydrogenase flavoprotein subunit, with the protein MTEVERHSYDVVVIGAGGAGLRAVIEARERGLKIAVVTKSLFGKAHTVMAEGGCAASMGNTNPKDNWKTHFGDTMRGGKFLNNWRMAELHAKEAPDRVWELETYGALFDRLKDGKISQRNFGGHTYPRLAHVGDRTGLELIRTMQQKIVSLQQEDFAELGDYEARIKVFAECAITELLKDGDAIAGAFGYWRQSGRFVVFDAPAVVLATGGIGKSFKVTSNSWEYTGDGHALALRAGATLINMEFIQFHPTGMVWPPSVKGILVTEGVRGDGGVLKNSDTKRFMFDYIPPVFKGQYAETEQEADQWLKDNDSARRTPDLLPRDEVARAINSEVKSGRGTPHGGVYLDIASRLTPDEIKRRLPSMYHQFMELAGVDITKEPMEVGPTCHYVMGGVEVEPDTGAATVAGLFAAGECSGGMHGSNRLGGNSLSDLLVFGRRAGLGAADYARGLSSRPTVSEDAIEAAAKRALAPFEAPTNGTAAENPYTLQHELQQSMNDLVGIIRKSEEISEALDRLNQLRERFKHIHVEGHRQYNPGWNLAIDLRNQLLVSECVAKAALMRTESRGGHTRDDHPGMDASWRKVLLVCRAAGGEDVVIPDVTVTREDQVPMRPDLLEVFEISELEKYFTDEELADHPGRRSE; encoded by the coding sequence ATGACTGAGGTCGAACGGCACTCCTACGACGTGGTCGTGATCGGTGCCGGCGGCGCGGGGTTGCGCGCGGTCATCGAGGCGCGCGAACGCGGTCTCAAGATCGCGGTGGTGACCAAGTCGCTGTTCGGCAAGGCCCACACGGTGATGGCCGAGGGCGGCTGCGCGGCCTCGATGGGCAACACCAACCCCAAGGACAACTGGAAGACCCACTTCGGCGACACGATGCGTGGTGGCAAGTTCCTGAACAACTGGCGGATGGCCGAACTACACGCCAAAGAGGCACCGGACCGGGTCTGGGAGCTGGAGACCTACGGCGCGCTGTTCGACCGCCTCAAGGACGGAAAGATCAGCCAGCGCAACTTTGGTGGGCACACCTACCCGCGGCTGGCGCACGTCGGGGACCGCACCGGCCTGGAGCTGATCCGCACCATGCAGCAGAAGATCGTCTCGCTGCAGCAGGAGGACTTCGCCGAACTCGGTGACTACGAGGCGCGGATCAAGGTGTTCGCCGAATGCGCCATCACCGAGTTACTCAAAGACGGCGACGCGATCGCCGGAGCGTTCGGCTACTGGCGCCAGAGCGGCCGGTTCGTCGTCTTCGATGCACCCGCGGTGGTGCTGGCCACCGGCGGGATCGGTAAGTCTTTCAAGGTCACGTCGAACTCTTGGGAGTACACCGGCGACGGCCACGCGCTGGCGCTGCGGGCCGGCGCGACACTGATCAACATGGAGTTCATCCAGTTCCACCCGACGGGCATGGTGTGGCCGCCGAGCGTGAAGGGGATCCTGGTCACCGAGGGTGTGCGCGGCGACGGCGGCGTGCTGAAGAACTCCGACACCAAACGCTTCATGTTCGACTACATCCCCCCGGTGTTCAAGGGCCAGTACGCCGAAACCGAGCAAGAAGCCGACCAATGGCTCAAGGACAACGACTCGGCCCGCCGCACTCCGGACCTGCTGCCCCGCGACGAGGTCGCCCGCGCGATCAACTCCGAGGTCAAGTCCGGGCGCGGCACCCCGCACGGCGGCGTCTACCTGGACATCGCCTCCCGGTTGACGCCCGACGAGATCAAGCGCCGGCTGCCGTCGATGTACCACCAGTTCATGGAGCTGGCCGGGGTCGACATCACCAAGGAGCCGATGGAGGTCGGGCCCACCTGTCACTACGTGATGGGCGGTGTCGAGGTCGAGCCCGACACCGGCGCGGCCACCGTCGCCGGGCTGTTCGCCGCGGGCGAGTGCTCCGGCGGCATGCACGGCTCCAACCGGCTAGGCGGTAACTCGCTGTCGGACCTGCTGGTCTTCGGCCGGCGGGCCGGGCTGGGTGCGGCCGATTACGCGCGCGGTCTGAGCAGCCGCCCGACCGTCAGCGAGGACGCGATCGAAGCGGCGGCGAAGCGGGCGCTGGCCCCCTTCGAGGCGCCGACCAACGGCACCGCCGCCGAGAACCCCTACACGCTGCAACACGAACTGCAGCAGTCGATGAACGACCTGGTCGGCATCATCCGCAAGTCGGAGGAAATCTCCGAGGCCCTGGACCGGCTCAACCAGCTGCGCGAACGGTTCAAGCACATCCACGTCGAGGGGCACCGTCAGTACAACCCCGGCTGGAACCTCGCCATCGACCTGCGCAACCAGTTGTTGGTCAGCGAATGCGTGGCCAAGGCCGCGCTGATGCGCACCGAGAGCCGTGGCGGACACACCCGCGACGACCACCCGGGCATGGACGCGTCGTGGCGCAAGGTGTTGCTGGTGTGCCGCGCGGCCGGCGGCGAGGACGTCGTGATTCCCGACGTCACCGTCACCCGCGAAGACCAGGTGCCGATGCGGCCCGACCTCTTGGAGGTCTTTGAGATCTCCGAGCTGGAGAAGTACTTCACCGATGAAGAGCTGGCCGACCACCCAGGACGGAGAAGCGAATGA
- a CDS encoding winged helix-turn-helix transcriptional regulator — protein sequence MALPREYPDEHCPIARSLEIVGERWTLLIVRDAFYGVRRFSDFHNHLGIPKAVLSERLTFLVGEGVLAKTAAEYTLTTKGKQLWPLIWSMIAWGSENLLDKPTRTYRHADCGGLVGHDRRCERCEQVPDVADLIVHPPRRPRDPNRDDPVSRVLHRPHRMLEPI from the coding sequence GTGGCACTTCCCCGCGAATACCCCGACGAGCATTGCCCGATCGCCCGGTCCCTGGAGATCGTCGGCGAACGCTGGACGTTGCTGATCGTGCGCGACGCCTTCTACGGCGTGCGGCGCTTCAGTGACTTTCACAACCACTTGGGCATTCCCAAAGCTGTGCTGTCCGAACGGCTTACCTTCCTGGTGGGCGAAGGCGTGCTGGCCAAAACTGCAGCCGAATACACGCTGACCACCAAGGGTAAGCAGCTGTGGCCGCTGATCTGGTCAATGATCGCCTGGGGAAGCGAAAACTTGCTGGACAAGCCGACCCGGACCTATCGACACGCAGACTGCGGCGGGCTGGTCGGACACGATCGCCGCTGCGAACGCTGCGAACAGGTTCCCGACGTCGCCGACCTGATCGTGCATCCGCCGCGACGTCCGCGGGACCCGAATCGCGACGATCCGGTCAGCCGTGTGCTGCACCGGCCCCACCGAATGCTGGAGCCGATCTAA
- the nirD gene encoding nitrite reductase small subunit NirD — protein MTLVNDIAVWTTACSYDYLIPGRGVGVLLDDGSQAALFRLDDGSVHAVGNVDPFSGAAVISRGIVGDRGGRATVQSPILKQAFALDDGLCLDDPRVSVPVYQVRITDDGEIQIARLAA, from the coding sequence GTGACACTTGTCAACGACATTGCGGTGTGGACCACCGCGTGCAGCTACGACTACCTGATCCCGGGTCGCGGAGTCGGCGTGCTGCTCGATGACGGTTCGCAGGCGGCGCTGTTCCGGCTGGACGACGGGTCGGTGCACGCGGTCGGCAACGTCGACCCGTTCTCCGGTGCGGCCGTGATCTCGCGCGGGATCGTCGGTGACCGTGGCGGTCGTGCGACCGTCCAATCGCCCATCCTTAAGCAGGCTTTCGCCCTCGACGACGGTCTCTGCCTGGACGACCCGCGGGTGTCGGTGCCGGTGTACCAGGTGCGCATCACCGACGACGGAGAAATCCAGATCGCGCGACTGGCTGCCTAG
- a CDS encoding Hsp20/alpha crystallin family protein yields MSNLAVWSRPAWNTDRWLRDFFGPAAAADWYKPVTSGFHPAAEIVKDGDDAVVRLELPGVDVEKDVNVEVDKGRLVVHGEHRDQYAQDAGEDDGRTLREIRYGSFRRSFQLPAHVTGEAIKASYDAGVLTVRVTGAYAGTQAQRIDITK; encoded by the coding sequence ATGAGCAATCTCGCAGTGTGGTCGCGCCCGGCTTGGAACACCGACCGGTGGTTGCGTGACTTTTTCGGCCCCGCCGCGGCGGCGGACTGGTACAAGCCGGTGACCAGCGGTTTCCATCCCGCGGCCGAGATCGTGAAGGACGGAGACGACGCGGTAGTGCGCCTGGAACTGCCCGGTGTTGATGTCGAGAAGGACGTCAACGTCGAGGTCGACAAGGGCCGCCTGGTAGTCCACGGCGAACACCGCGACCAGTACGCCCAGGACGCAGGGGAAGATGACGGCCGCACGCTGCGGGAAATCCGTTACGGATCGTTCCGCCGCTCGTTCCAGCTGCCCGCGCACGTCACCGGCGAGGCCATCAAGGCTTCCTACGACGCCGGCGTGTTGACCGTGCGGGTCACCGGCGCCTACGCCGGAACCCAGGCGCAGCGCATCGACATCACGAAGTAG
- a CDS encoding isocitrate lyase/PEP mutase family protein, whose protein sequence is MTGQTTAAQRAAALLELHQPGNPVVLPTVWDAWSARLATDAGFAALTVGSHPLADSIGKRDGEGMSFDDVLARVAQITAAVDVPVSVDIESGYGQPAQRLIDGLLSVGAVGLNIEDTVHAENKRLRSAREHAQLVGALRSAADAAGVRVVINARTDVFLRNDGDDSDRVERAVARLTEAADAGADVLYPVGRHDPETLRRLATELPLPINAIALPDQDDPASFGPLGVARISFGPFWQAALGRRAKELLARWG, encoded by the coding sequence ATGACAGGTCAGACCACCGCCGCGCAGCGCGCGGCCGCGCTGCTGGAATTGCATCAACCGGGCAACCCGGTGGTGCTCCCGACCGTATGGGATGCCTGGTCGGCGCGCCTGGCCACGGATGCCGGATTCGCCGCCCTGACCGTTGGCAGCCATCCGTTGGCCGACTCCATTGGCAAACGCGACGGCGAGGGCATGTCCTTCGACGATGTGCTCGCCCGGGTCGCCCAGATCACGGCGGCGGTCGACGTCCCGGTGTCGGTGGATATCGAGTCCGGGTACGGCCAGCCGGCCCAGCGCCTGATCGACGGCTTACTGAGTGTCGGCGCCGTCGGGCTCAACATCGAGGACACCGTGCACGCCGAGAACAAGCGACTTCGCTCCGCCCGTGAGCATGCCCAATTGGTAGGCGCGCTGCGCTCGGCCGCCGACGCGGCCGGGGTGCGGGTCGTAATCAACGCCCGCACCGACGTTTTCCTGCGCAACGACGGGGACGACTCGGACCGCGTCGAGCGTGCCGTGGCACGCCTGACCGAGGCGGCCGACGCCGGCGCGGACGTGCTGTACCCGGTTGGCCGCCATGACCCGGAGACGTTGCGGCGCTTGGCAACTGAGCTGCCGCTGCCGATCAACGCGATCGCGCTGCCCGACCAGGACGACCCGGCGTCATTCGGCCCGCTGGGTGTGGCCCGGATCAGTTTCGGCCCGTTCTGGCAAGCCGCGCTGGGCCGCCGGGCCAAGGAACTGCTGGCCCGCTGGGGCTGA